A single window of Achromobacter xylosoxidans DNA harbors:
- a CDS encoding ArsR/SmtB family transcription factor gives MNEDQTVLALGALAHTQRLRVFRALVVAGLGGLTPSVLADQLDVARNTLSFHLKELSHAGLVTIEQQGRNLIYRADFSRMNGLLGYLTEHCCQGAPCEISDSSGCTTC, from the coding sequence ATGAATGAAGATCAAACCGTTCTCGCCCTTGGCGCCCTGGCCCACACCCAGCGGCTTCGCGTTTTTCGCGCGCTCGTGGTGGCTGGCCTCGGCGGCCTCACGCCCAGCGTGCTGGCCGACCAGCTGGACGTCGCCCGCAATACCTTGTCCTTCCATCTGAAAGAGCTGTCCCATGCCGGCCTGGTCACCATCGAGCAGCAAGGCCGCAATCTGATCTACCGGGCCGACTTCTCGCGGATGAACGGGCTGCTCGGCTATCTCACCGAACACTGCTGCCAAGGGGCTCCCTGCGAGATCTCCGACTCCAGCGGTTGCACAACCTGCTGA
- a CDS encoding MFS transporter — translation MTGAPVRVVGALGTAQTLAWASSYYLPAMLAAPMAADLGVATPTVFAAFSGAMVVSALVGPWAGLAIDRHGGRVVLAGTSLVFALGLGMLGFAQGLWTMVIAWLVIGAAMGAGLYEAAFSSLVRLYGQHARGAITGITLLAGFASTVGWPLSAWMETRFGWRNACLGWAGIHLLIGLPLNAWLPTLPSPAQPERTAAADPAQAIASASPPPVAAAGGVGYATALLAFVFAATWFISTAMATHLPRMLEAAGATLAAAVAVGALVGPAQVAGRVLEFGFLRRVHPLLSARLAALAHPAGVTVLLMAGPVAAPLFAILHGAGNGILTIAKGTLPLALFGAQGYGARQGWLMLPARIAQALAPLLFGLALDAWGANALWLSGAIGLAACGALMLLRGPPHTH, via the coding sequence GTGACGGGCGCCCCCGTCCGGGTCGTCGGCGCCCTGGGCACCGCCCAGACGCTGGCCTGGGCCTCATCCTACTATCTGCCCGCCATGCTGGCGGCGCCGATGGCGGCTGATCTGGGCGTTGCGACGCCTACCGTCTTCGCGGCCTTTTCCGGCGCGATGGTGGTGTCGGCCCTGGTCGGCCCGTGGGCGGGGCTGGCGATCGACCGCCACGGTGGCCGCGTGGTGCTGGCCGGCACCAGCCTGGTATTCGCGCTCGGATTGGGCATGCTGGGTTTTGCCCAGGGTCTTTGGACGATGGTCATCGCCTGGCTCGTCATTGGCGCAGCGATGGGCGCCGGCCTGTACGAAGCGGCGTTCTCCAGCCTGGTTCGCCTGTATGGACAGCACGCCCGCGGCGCGATCACGGGCATTACGCTGCTCGCGGGATTTGCCAGCACCGTCGGCTGGCCGCTGTCGGCCTGGATGGAAACTCGGTTCGGGTGGCGCAACGCGTGCCTCGGGTGGGCCGGCATACATTTGCTGATCGGCTTGCCGCTGAACGCCTGGCTGCCCACGCTGCCGTCCCCGGCGCAGCCCGAACGGACTGCCGCCGCGGACCCCGCGCAGGCGATTGCGTCGGCATCCCCTCCTCCCGTTGCCGCGGCCGGGGGGGTCGGATACGCGACCGCCCTGCTCGCCTTCGTGTTCGCCGCAACCTGGTTCATCAGCACCGCGATGGCCACGCATTTGCCGCGGATGCTGGAGGCTGCCGGCGCCACGCTCGCCGCCGCGGTCGCCGTGGGCGCCCTCGTCGGTCCCGCGCAGGTGGCCGGCCGCGTGCTGGAGTTCGGGTTCCTGCGGCGCGTCCACCCGTTGCTGTCGGCGCGCCTGGCCGCGCTGGCACACCCCGCCGGCGTGACCGTGCTGTTGATGGCGGGGCCGGTGGCGGCCCCCCTTTTCGCGATCCTGCATGGGGCGGGCAACGGCATCCTCACCATCGCGAAGGGCACCTTGCCGCTGGCGCTGTTTGGCGCCCAGGGCTATGGCGCGCGCCAGGGCTGGCTGATGCTGCCGGCCCGCATCGCCCAGGCCCTTGCCCCGCTGCTTTTCGGGCTGGCGCTGGACGCCTGGGGGGCCAACGCTTTGTGGCTGTCCGGCGCCATCGGCCTGGCAGCCTGTGGCGCGCTGATGCTGCTGCGCGGCCCGCCCCACACACATTGA
- a CDS encoding arsenate reductase ArsC, which yields MSRSPFKVLFLCTGNSARSILAEGLLNGLGGDRFQAYSAGSTPKGEVHPLALSTLSSFSLPTDGYRSKSWDEFAAPEAPRMDFIITVCDNAAGEVCPIWPGQPMTAHWGVPDPAAHEGTEQARRKAFQDAARVLKRRIELFLSLPMERLDAMSLQAELRGIGKARE from the coding sequence ATGTCACGTTCTCCTTTCAAGGTACTGTTTCTCTGCACGGGCAATTCCGCGCGCTCCATCCTGGCCGAAGGCCTGCTCAACGGGCTGGGTGGCGACCGCTTCCAGGCCTATTCCGCTGGCAGTACGCCCAAGGGCGAAGTTCACCCGCTGGCGCTCTCCACGCTGAGCTCCTTTTCGCTGCCGACCGACGGCTATCGCAGCAAGAGTTGGGACGAGTTCGCGGCGCCCGAGGCGCCACGGATGGACTTCATCATCACTGTCTGCGACAACGCCGCCGGCGAGGTCTGCCCGATCTGGCCAGGTCAGCCCATGACGGCGCATTGGGGCGTTCCCGACCCCGCGGCCCACGAAGGAACCGAGCAAGCGCGCCGCAAGGCGTTCCAGGATGCCGCGCGCGTACTCAAGCGCCGCATCGAGCTGTTCCTTTCCCTGCCCATGGAACGCCTGGACGCGATGTCGCTCCAGGCCGAATTGCGTGGTATCGGCAAGGCCCGGGAGTAA
- a CDS encoding NAD(P)/FAD-dependent oxidoreductase: MLRLTEIILPLSTSQADIDDTLRAAACSRLGIAPDALRALTIFRRSYDARKRSAITLTYSVDVEVADEAAVLKRVAGLRTVMPTPPMEYQYVGQAPADLPEGSRPVVIGFGPCGLFAALILAQMGFRPIILERGRVVRERTKDTWGLWRKNTLQPESNVQFGEGGAGTFSDGKLSTQVKDPKHYGRKVLQEFVAADAPPEILYVSKPHIGTFRLVKMIEQMRAQIATLGGEFRFESRVDDIEIEDGRVRGVRLAGGEFIAASHVVLAVGHSARDTFRMLHKRGVFIEPKPFSLGFRIEHPQSVIDRARFGPSAGHPVLGAADYKLVHHAGNGRAVYSFCMCPGGTVVAAASEPGGVVTNGMSQYSRNERNANAGIVVGIEPKDFPGIENSPLAGIDFQRHWEARAYELGGGDYSAPAQLVGDFLAGRPSTALGSVTPSYKPGVKLTDLSASLPDYVIAAIREALPAFERQIKGFSMHDAVLTGVETRTSSPLRITRRDDFQSMNTLGLFPAGEGAGYAGGIMSAAIDGMKVAEAVALHLLGRDDITGGNRRGASDDY, from the coding sequence ATGTTGCGTCTGACCGAAATCATCCTGCCCCTGTCGACCTCCCAAGCGGATATCGACGACACCCTGCGCGCCGCGGCCTGTAGCCGCCTGGGAATCGCCCCCGATGCCCTGCGCGCGCTGACCATCTTCCGGCGCAGCTACGACGCGCGCAAACGCAGCGCGATCACGCTGACCTATTCCGTGGACGTCGAGGTGGCCGACGAGGCCGCCGTGCTCAAGCGCGTCGCCGGCCTGCGCACGGTAATGCCGACGCCGCCCATGGAATACCAGTACGTCGGCCAGGCGCCGGCCGATCTGCCCGAGGGCAGTCGCCCGGTCGTGATCGGCTTCGGTCCCTGCGGCCTGTTCGCGGCGCTGATCCTGGCCCAGATGGGGTTCCGGCCCATCATCCTGGAACGCGGCCGGGTGGTGCGCGAGCGCACCAAGGACACCTGGGGGCTGTGGCGCAAGAACACGCTGCAGCCCGAGTCGAACGTGCAGTTCGGCGAGGGCGGGGCGGGCACGTTCTCGGACGGCAAGCTGTCGACCCAGGTCAAGGATCCCAAGCACTACGGCCGCAAGGTGCTGCAGGAGTTCGTCGCCGCCGATGCGCCGCCGGAAATCCTGTACGTCAGCAAGCCGCACATCGGCACCTTCCGCCTGGTCAAGATGATCGAGCAGATGCGCGCGCAGATCGCGACGCTGGGCGGCGAGTTCCGTTTCGAAAGCCGTGTCGACGACATCGAGATCGAAGACGGCCGGGTGCGCGGCGTGCGCCTGGCGGGCGGGGAGTTCATCGCCGCCAGCCACGTGGTGCTGGCCGTGGGCCACAGCGCGCGCGACACCTTCCGCATGCTGCACAAGCGCGGCGTGTTCATCGAACCCAAGCCGTTCTCGCTGGGCTTTCGCATCGAGCATCCGCAGTCCGTGATCGACCGGGCCCGCTTCGGCCCGAGCGCCGGCCACCCGGTGCTGGGCGCGGCCGACTACAAGCTGGTGCACCATGCCGGCAACGGCCGCGCGGTCTACAGCTTCTGCATGTGCCCGGGCGGCACGGTGGTGGCCGCCGCGTCGGAACCCGGCGGGGTCGTGACCAACGGCATGAGCCAGTATTCGCGCAACGAGCGCAACGCCAACGCGGGCATCGTGGTGGGCATCGAACCCAAGGACTTCCCGGGCATCGAAAACTCGCCGCTGGCGGGCATCGACTTCCAGCGCCATTGGGAAGCGCGCGCCTACGAGCTGGGCGGCGGCGACTACAGCGCGCCGGCGCAGCTGGTGGGCGACTTCCTTGCCGGCCGGCCGTCGACCGCGCTGGGCAGCGTGACGCCGTCGTACAAGCCCGGCGTCAAATTGACCGATCTGTCGGCCAGCCTGCCGGACTACGTCATCGCCGCCATCCGCGAAGCCTTGCCCGCGTTCGAGCGGCAGATCAAGGGTTTTTCCATGCACGATGCCGTCCTCACCGGCGTCGAGACGCGCACCTCGTCACCGCTGCGCATCACGCGCCGCGACGATTTCCAGAGCATGAACACGCTGGGCCTGTTTCCGGCGGGCGAGGGCGCAGGCTACGCGGGCGGCATCATGTCGGCCGCCATCGACGGCATGAAGGTCGCCGAGGCCGTGGCGCTGCACTTGCTGGGCCGCGACGACATCACCGGCGGCAACCGCCGCGGCGCCAGCGACGACTATTGA
- a CDS encoding MBL fold metallo-hydrolase yields MTAPTPASPASPAPPAAPAVPPHHRDGRFHNARPRPSMGFWQGLKLTWAFLFGKPAGTVPGQPIPVRPLTPAALGAAPDRSLFRLGHSTILLKLRGRYWLSDPVFSERASPVQWAGPARFHAPPIALDDLPPIAGVILSHNHYDHLDRAAVTRLAARTGRFIAPLGVGDQLIAWGVDPAKVEQLDWWQSTEVEGLRLTATPAQHFSGRGLTDGDRSLWASWVIDDAGMRIFFSGDSGYFDGFKAIGDAFGPFDLTLMETGAYDKRWAFVHMQPEETLQAHLDLRGRWLLPIHNGTFDLAMHAWQEPFERIAALAAERGVALATPEMGERLDLAAPHPGSPWWREVAARQPASGACRLLAPCRAR; encoded by the coding sequence GTGACCGCTCCGACGCCCGCCTCCCCCGCCTCCCCCGCCCCGCCCGCCGCTCCCGCCGTCCCGCCGCATCACCGCGACGGCCGCTTCCACAATGCCCGCCCGCGCCCCTCCATGGGCTTTTGGCAGGGGCTGAAACTGACCTGGGCCTTCCTGTTTGGCAAGCCGGCGGGCACCGTGCCCGGCCAGCCGATCCCGGTGCGGCCGCTTACCCCCGCCGCGCTCGGCGCCGCGCCCGACCGCAGCCTGTTCCGGCTGGGCCATTCGACCATCCTGCTGAAGCTGCGCGGCCGCTACTGGCTGAGCGATCCGGTGTTCTCCGAGCGGGCGTCGCCGGTGCAGTGGGCCGGCCCGGCGCGTTTCCACGCGCCGCCCATCGCCCTGGACGACCTGCCGCCGATCGCCGGCGTGATCCTGTCGCACAACCACTATGACCACCTCGACCGCGCCGCCGTGACCCGGCTGGCGGCCCGCACCGGCCGCTTCATCGCGCCGCTGGGCGTGGGCGACCAGTTGATCGCCTGGGGCGTCGATCCGGCCAAGGTCGAGCAATTGGACTGGTGGCAGTCGACCGAGGTCGAAGGCCTGCGCCTGACGGCCACCCCGGCCCAGCATTTCTCCGGCCGCGGCCTGACCGACGGCGACCGCAGCCTGTGGGCCTCCTGGGTCATCGACGACGCCGGGATGCGGATCTTCTTCAGCGGCGACAGCGGCTATTTCGATGGCTTCAAGGCCATCGGCGACGCCTTCGGTCCGTTCGACCTGACGCTGATGGAAACCGGCGCCTATGACAAGCGCTGGGCTTTCGTCCACATGCAGCCCGAGGAAACGCTGCAGGCCCACCTGGACCTGCGCGGCCGCTGGCTGCTGCCGATCCACAACGGCACCTTCGACCTGGCCATGCACGCCTGGCAGGAACCGTTCGAACGCATCGCCGCGCTTGCCGCGGAGCGGGGGGTGGCGCTGGCCACGCCGGAGATGGGCGAACGGCTGGACCTGGCCGCGCCACATCCGGGATCGCCGTGGTGGCGCGAGGTTGCGGCGCGCCAGCCGGCATCCGGCGCGTGCCGCCTGCTGGCGCCTTGCCGGGCCAGGTGA
- the arsH gene encoding arsenical resistance protein ArsH, translating into MSSTPIHHNHMEGITPAAFADLPNIDPSRFNRPSPGELFSPRRATHAPRFLLLYGSLRERSYSRLVAEESARLLQALGGETRIFNPSGLPLVDDASDDHPKVRELHELVQWSEGMVWSSPERHGAMTGLMKTQIDWIPLSVGAVRPTQGKTLAVMQVSGGSQSFNAVNQMRVLGRWMRMLTIPNQSSVAKAYQEFDDAGRMKPSPYYDRIVDVVEELMKFTLLTRDVAPYLVDRYRERKETAAALSHRMRQASI; encoded by the coding sequence ATGAGTTCCACTCCCATTCATCACAACCATATGGAAGGCATTACGCCGGCAGCGTTCGCCGACCTGCCCAACATCGATCCATCCCGGTTCAACCGGCCGTCCCCCGGGGAATTGTTCTCTCCCCGGCGCGCCACGCACGCGCCGCGCTTCCTGCTGCTGTATGGCTCGTTGCGCGAGCGTTCCTACAGCCGCCTGGTCGCCGAGGAATCCGCGCGGCTGCTTCAAGCGCTGGGAGGCGAAACCCGCATTTTCAACCCGTCCGGGCTGCCGCTGGTCGACGACGCCAGCGATGATCACCCCAAAGTCCGCGAGCTTCACGAGCTGGTCCAGTGGTCGGAAGGCATGGTGTGGAGTTCGCCGGAGCGCCACGGCGCCATGACCGGCCTGATGAAGACGCAGATCGACTGGATTCCGCTGTCGGTGGGCGCGGTGCGCCCGACCCAGGGCAAGACACTGGCCGTCATGCAGGTGTCCGGCGGCTCGCAGTCGTTCAATGCCGTGAACCAGATGCGGGTGCTGGGCCGCTGGATGCGGATGCTGACGATACCCAACCAATCCTCGGTCGCCAAGGCCTACCAGGAGTTCGACGATGCCGGGCGGATGAAGCCCTCGCCCTACTATGACCGCATCGTTGACGTCGTCGAGGAACTGATGAAATTCACCTTGCTCACGCGTGACGTCGCGCCCTACCTCGTGGACCGCTACCGCGAACGCAAGGAAACCGCCGCGGCGCTGTCGCACCGGATGCGGCAAGCCTCCATCTAG
- the arsB gene encoding ACR3 family arsenite efflux transporter, with amino-acid sequence MSSNAQAAASAPRTRGGMSLFERYLTLWVFLCIVLGVVLGQLMPALFQAIGHLEVAQVNLPVGLLIWVMIIPMLLKVDFGALGQVRQHWRGIGVTLFINWAVKPFSMAFLGWLFIRQVFSPWLPADQLDSYIAGLILLAAAPCTAMVFVWSRLTGGDPVFTLSQVALNDTIMVFAFAPIVGLLLGLSAISVPWDTLLVSVGLYIVIPVIIAQLWRRALLRRGQQAFEAALARIGPFSMAALLLTLVLLFAFQGEAIIGQPLVIAMLAVPILIQVLFNSGLAYWLNRRLGEKHDIACPSALIGASNFFELAVAAAISLFGFQSGAALATVVGVLIEVPLMLLVVRVVNRSRDWYDAGAKRS; translated from the coding sequence ATGTCATCCAATGCACAGGCAGCCGCGAGCGCCCCGCGGACGCGGGGCGGGATGAGCCTCTTCGAGCGTTACCTGACGCTCTGGGTGTTTCTCTGTATCGTCCTGGGCGTGGTCCTTGGCCAGCTCATGCCGGCCTTGTTCCAGGCGATCGGGCATCTCGAAGTCGCGCAGGTCAATCTTCCCGTCGGCCTGCTGATCTGGGTAATGATCATCCCGATGCTGCTCAAGGTCGATTTCGGCGCGCTGGGCCAGGTCCGGCAGCATTGGCGCGGCATCGGCGTGACGCTGTTCATCAATTGGGCGGTCAAGCCGTTCTCGATGGCATTCCTGGGATGGCTGTTCATCCGCCAGGTCTTTTCCCCCTGGCTGCCCGCCGACCAGCTGGATAGCTACATCGCGGGCCTGATCCTGCTCGCCGCCGCGCCGTGTACCGCGATGGTGTTCGTCTGGAGCCGACTGACGGGCGGCGATCCGGTATTCACGCTATCGCAGGTCGCGCTGAACGACACGATCATGGTGTTCGCATTCGCGCCCATCGTGGGATTGCTGCTCGGCCTGTCGGCCATCTCCGTACCCTGGGACACCCTGCTTGTGTCAGTCGGGCTGTACATCGTCATCCCGGTCATCATCGCCCAGCTCTGGCGCCGCGCGTTGCTGCGTCGCGGGCAGCAGGCGTTCGAGGCGGCCCTGGCCCGGATCGGGCCGTTCTCGATGGCCGCCCTGCTCCTGACGCTGGTGCTGCTGTTTGCGTTCCAGGGCGAAGCGATCATCGGGCAGCCGCTGGTGATCGCCATGCTGGCGGTGCCGATCCTGATCCAGGTGCTGTTCAATTCGGGGCTGGCGTACTGGCTCAATCGTCGCCTGGGCGAAAAGCACGACATTGCCTGCCCGTCGGCGCTGATCGGAGCCTCCAACTTCTTCGAGCTCGCCGTCGCCGCCGCGATCAGCCTGTTCGGATTCCAGTCCGGCGCCGCGCTGGCGACCGTGGTGGGCGTGCTGATCGAGGTGCCGTTGATGTTGCTGGTCGTACGTGTGGTGAACCGGTCCAGGGACTGGTATGACGCGGGCGCCAAGCGGAGCTGA
- a CDS encoding YceI family protein → MKIHLNRLLLAAALAGGAIPVHAAGVDYRIDPEHTQVVVTWNHLGFSKPSAHAGDIQGVIRYDAANVSASSVKLDVPLASFTSHVPKLDEMLRGPEFFAAGKYPAIGFESTSVEDKGNGRLLIHGKLRIKDHEKAIVLEARQNKAGVHPMAQRPAIGFDAATVLKRSDFGVQAYAPDVSDEVTLRITVEALADAAR, encoded by the coding sequence ATGAAAATCCATCTGAATCGACTCCTGCTCGCGGCCGCGCTGGCCGGCGGCGCCATCCCCGTCCATGCCGCCGGCGTGGACTACCGCATCGACCCCGAACACACGCAGGTGGTGGTGACCTGGAACCACCTGGGCTTCTCGAAGCCTTCGGCGCACGCCGGCGACATCCAGGGCGTGATCCGCTACGACGCGGCCAACGTTTCCGCCTCGTCGGTCAAGCTGGACGTGCCGCTGGCGAGCTTCACCTCGCATGTGCCGAAGCTGGACGAGATGCTGCGCGGCCCCGAATTCTTCGCCGCCGGCAAATATCCCGCCATCGGCTTCGAAAGCACCTCCGTCGAGGACAAGGGCAACGGACGGCTGCTGATCCACGGCAAGCTGCGCATCAAGGACCACGAGAAAGCCATCGTGCTGGAAGCCAGGCAGAACAAGGCCGGCGTGCATCCGATGGCGCAGCGGCCGGCAATCGGCTTCGACGCGGCCACGGTCCTCAAGCGCAGCGATTTCGGCGTCCAGGCGTACGCGCCCGACGTCAGCGACGAGGTCACGTTGCGCATCACGGTCGAAGCGTTGGCCGACGCGGCGCGCTGA
- a CDS encoding glutathione S-transferase family protein, with amino-acid sequence MQIYWIQAQAPRRVLALVKHLGIEAEFIEMDLMAGALQRPEYAAINPNMKVPTLVDGDYHLWESSAIMAYLCVKAGSDMWPADTREQIEVLRWLSWNDCHWAPAVAPYYFEHIVKSTFGIGPPDAGELAGKEKAFDRYAAVLDTHLRDREQVACGRLTIADFQLASMAAYWKAAGMPMAPYPRIVAWLDGLMRLPAWADPWPDGRADPA; translated from the coding sequence ATGCAGATCTACTGGATCCAGGCGCAGGCGCCGCGGCGCGTCCTCGCTCTCGTCAAGCACCTGGGCATCGAGGCCGAATTCATCGAAATGGACCTGATGGCGGGCGCGCTGCAGCGGCCGGAGTACGCCGCCATCAATCCCAACATGAAGGTGCCCACCCTGGTCGACGGCGATTACCATCTGTGGGAGTCGTCCGCGATCATGGCGTACCTGTGCGTCAAGGCCGGCTCGGACATGTGGCCCGCCGATACGCGGGAACAGATCGAGGTGCTGCGCTGGCTGTCATGGAACGACTGTCATTGGGCCCCGGCGGTCGCTCCGTATTATTTCGAGCACATCGTCAAATCGACCTTTGGCATCGGCCCGCCGGACGCCGGCGAACTGGCCGGCAAGGAAAAAGCCTTCGACCGCTATGCCGCGGTCCTCGATACCCATCTGCGCGACCGCGAACAGGTCGCCTGTGGCCGGCTGACCATCGCCGACTTCCAGCTGGCGTCGATGGCGGCGTACTGGAAGGCCGCCGGCATGCCGATGGCGCCGTATCCGCGCATCGTGGCCTGGCTCGACGGCCTGATGCGCCTGCCGGCGTGGGCCGATCCCTGGCCGGACGGACGCGCCGACCCCGCCTGA
- a CDS encoding TetR/AcrR family transcriptional regulator, with translation MAEVPQRLTDRKREAILRAAVEEFRTAGYEATSMDRIAAAAGVSKRTVYNHFPSKDELFGLMLEQLWNRSIANATVVYRADQPLAAQLRQLLMQKLELLGDPNFIDLARVAMAEIIHTPERAQAIVCRMGAKEGGEIAWIRAAIADGRLAKVDPEFAGHQLQGLVKSFAFWPQVTLGQPPLGPAERDRVVDSAVAMFLGCYGRGE, from the coding sequence ATGGCAGAAGTACCGCAGCGGCTCACCGACAGAAAGCGCGAAGCCATCCTCCGCGCCGCGGTGGAGGAGTTCCGCACGGCGGGCTACGAGGCCACCAGCATGGACCGCATCGCCGCCGCGGCCGGCGTGTCCAAACGCACGGTCTACAACCATTTCCCCAGCAAGGACGAACTGTTCGGGCTGATGCTGGAACAGCTGTGGAACCGCAGCATTGCCAACGCCACCGTCGTGTATCGCGCCGACCAGCCGCTGGCCGCGCAGTTGCGCCAGTTGCTGATGCAGAAGCTGGAACTGTTGGGCGATCCGAATTTCATCGATCTGGCGCGCGTCGCCATGGCGGAGATCATCCACACGCCGGAACGGGCCCAGGCCATCGTCTGCCGCATGGGCGCGAAGGAGGGCGGCGAGATCGCCTGGATCCGTGCCGCCATCGCCGACGGCCGACTGGCCAAGGTCGACCCGGAGTTCGCCGGCCATCAGTTGCAGGGGCTGGTCAAGAGTTTCGCCTTCTGGCCGCAGGTCACGCTGGGACAGCCACCCCTGGGACCGGCCGAGCGCGACCGCGTGGTGGATTCGGCGGTGGCGATGTTCCTGGGGTGCTACGGCCGCGGCGAGTGA